The genomic interval CTACTACCTGTCGCTGTTGCTCCGGAGGCGTCATCGCAAGATGCTCGCCAAGACGAAGCGTGTCTTGTCCGCGCCGCTCGCGAAGTCGGCCGCACCTGCCGTCGAAAGTCTGACCGGCGAAGCTTCAGACACGGTGCGCGTCCTGGACGAGCCCTACCTCGCCCGGTACTCGCTCGACGACTTCCCACGGCTGCGCCGGTTCTTGGACGCGCACTTCGAGACAATGCCTGAGATATGCGTGGAACGGCCTGCGTTGCTGACGCGGTGGTTCCGCGATCACGGGTTTGAAGCCGACTCCGAAGGGCGGCCCTGGAGCCCGGTTCTTCGTCAGGCGCGCGCGTTCAAGTTCCTGATGCAGAACAAGCAGCCGCTGATTCGCGAGGGCGACCTCATCGGGGGCACGACGACGATGAAGGACATCGGCGTCGTCATCTACCCCGACGCGCACGGTGCCTACATCTGGGGCGAGTTGTTGTCGGCGCCCGACCGGCCGCTCAACCCTTACCGGGTTTCAAAGCAAGTCGCGCGGATTCTGCACGAGGAAGTGTTTCCTTACTGGGCGAGTCGTTCGTTCCGCGAGTGGGTCCGCCGCAATCACGACCAGCCGTTGTGCCAGGAACTCGACGATCGCTTTGCGGTGTACACGTGCTGGAAGACCATCGCGATCTCGCACACCGTTCTGGACTTCCCCAAACTCCTTCGGCTCGGCGCGCGCGGCGTGATCGCCGAGATCGAAGCTGAGTCGGCTCGGGATTCTGGAGCCGACGATCTCAAGCGCGACACGCTCGAGGCGATGCGCCTCTGTCTGGAAGGCGTCGTCGCTCACGCGCGCAACATCGCGATGCAAGCTCGGATCGAAGCCGGGTCCTGCGGCGATCCAGTGCGCCACGACGAGTTGCTCCGCATCGCCGACGCGTGTGATCACGTGCCGGAGCACCCGGCGCGGACGCTGGACGAGGCGGTGCAAGCAGTGTGGATCGGCTGGATCGCAGCGCACATGGAGAACACCAACACGGGGTTGTCCCTCGGGCGCATGGACCAGTGGTTACAGCCGTATTTCGAGTCGGACTTGGAGGAGATCACCGACCCGGGCGCGCGCGAGGCATACGTGCGACACGCGATCGAGTTGCTCGGTTGCTTCTACCTTCGTTGCACCGACCACCTGCCGCTTGTGCCCGATATCGGCAACTACCTCTTCGGCGGCAGTTCCTCGGACCAGGCGATCACGCTCGGCGGCATGGCGCGCGACGGTTCGAGTGCGGTGAACGACATGACCTACGTCTTGCTCAAGGTCACCGAAATGCTGAAGCTGCGCGACCCGAACGTGAACGCGCGCTACAGCCTCGATGCCAACAGCGACACGTATCTGCGCCGCTTGGCGGAAGTGAATCTTGTGACCACGGCGACGCCGTCGATTCACGGAGATGAGAACGTCATGGCGTCTCTCGGCCGCTTTGGTTACCGGCCCGAGGATGTGCGCGACTGGTCGGCGATCGGGTGCGTCGAGCCGACGATTTCCGGGCAGCACATGGGGCATACCGGTTCGATGATGTTCAACATGGTCGCCGCGCTCGAGATGGCGCTGAACGACGGACTGCACCCGCTGATGGACTGGAAGGTCGGCCCTTCGACCGGAGACCCCGCTAAGTATCCCGCATTCGAGGACTTCTTCGCAGCGTTTCGAACCCAACTGGACTTTCTCGTCGAGCAGGCTACGACCTACAACAAGATGCTGGGCGAGGCTCACGCGCTTATCCGTCCCACTCCGCTGCTTTCGTCGCTGATTTCGGGTTCGATCCGCAAGGGCCGCGACGTCACCGTCGGCGGCGCGCGCTTCAATACCTCGGGCGTCGCGTGCATTGGTCTGACCGACATCGTGGACTCCATGATGGCGATCAAGCACCTTGTGTACGACGAGCGCTTGGTGGAGTTCTCGGAGTTGCTGGCTGCCGTGCGATCCAACTTCGACAGCTACGAGCAGATCCACGCGATGATCGAGAACAAGGTGCCGAAGTTCGGCTCCGGTAACGCCGATGCGCTGCAGATGGCGAACCGCGTGGCCGGACTGGCGCACGAATTGTTCTCGAGTCGCCGTAGTTTCCGCGGTGGTCCTTACACGACGGGCTTCTGGTCGATGTCCAACCATGTCGCGTTCGGTGGGTTGACCGGCGCGCTTCCGTCGGGTCGTCGCACCGGAAAAGCGTTCACGCCCGGGCTGACCCCGTCGCCGGGAGCATCGCCGAATTTGCTCGACAACCTCGGCGATGTTGCTGCACTAGAGCCTACGAACTTGGATAACAACGTCGCCTTCAACGTCAAGTACGTCCCGGCGGCGTCGGACTCCCACGCGCGCGCCGTGGACAACATCGCCGCGTACGCCAAGGGCTACTTCTCGCTCGGCGGGATGCAGATGCAACTCAACGTGGTGAGTTCGGAGACTTTGCGCGACGCGATGGAGCATCCCGAGAACTACCGCGACCTTCTGGTGCGGATCTCGGGGTACAACGCCTACTTCGTCACCCTCAACCACGACATGCAGATCGAATTGATAGAGCGAGCGGAGTACGGCGGATGAGCGTCGATCCCATCGTCGCTTCCGACACGACCTCGCGCGCGCTGCTCACCGAACTCAAGGGCAACTCGCTGGATGACGGTCCCGGCATCCGCTCGGTGGTGTTCTTCAAGGGATGCCCCTTGGCGTGTGCGTGGTGCCACAACCCCGAAACCAAACGCATCGGCTCCGAACTGTCCTTCGATACGAAGCGCTGCCTGGGGACACTTGCGTGTCTTGCGGCGTGCGATCGAGGTGCGCTGGACCGCGCGCGCGAAGGCTTCGTAGACCGGGACCTGTGCGATGTATGCGGCCGGTGCGTGGACGCGTGTCCGTCGGGTGCCTTTGAGGTAGTCGGCCGTCCCTTCGACGTCGAACAAATCATCGACACCATTTCCCGCTACCAACCGTTCTACGCGGCATCCGGCGGCGGCGTCACCTTGTCGGGCGGCGAGCCGATGATCTTCCCAGAGGAAGCCGGCGAGTTGCTCCGCCGATTGAAGGAACGCGGGATTCATACGCTGCTGGAGACCTGCGGGCTGTTCTCGATGCAGCGGTACACCGCGCTGGCCGAGCCTTACCTCGACCAGGTGTACATGGACATCAAGATCCTCGACGACGCCGAGCACCTGAAGTGGTGCGGCACGTCCAACCGCACGATCCTGGACAACTTCCGCACACTAATTGCGCGCGCGCGCGCCGGCGGGGTACCGGTCCTGGCGCGCGTTCCGCTCGTCCCCGAGATCACTGCGACAGACGCCAACCTGGCCGCCATCGCCGGGTTCCTGCGCGATGCCGGAGCGGAGGAAGTTTCCCTGCTCCAGTACAACCCGCTGTGGATCGAGAAGTC from Actinomycetota bacterium carries:
- a CDS encoding glycyl-radical enzyme activating protein, with amino-acid sequence MSVDPIVASDTTSRALLTELKGNSLDDGPGIRSVVFFKGCPLACAWCHNPETKRIGSELSFDTKRCLGTLACLAACDRGALDRAREGFVDRDLCDVCGRCVDACPSGAFEVVGRPFDVEQIIDTISRYQPFYAASGGGVTLSGGEPMIFPEEAGELLRRLKERGIHTLLETCGLFSMQRYTALAEPYLDQVYMDIKILDDAEHLKWCGTSNRTILDNFRTLIARARAGGVPVLARVPLVPEITATDANLAAIAGFLRDAGAEEVSLLQYNPLWIEKSSKIGARAEVDRTTWMSAEEVARCRAHFDGLRLVD
- a CDS encoding pyruvate formate lyase family protein, producing MNLVAGALLRLVALQFNLRPSLRRYLRGTDGWIDFSLAVCTESGSIGRTIRFRGGRVSVRRGADENATATMIFKDEEAAREMLSAPPNEALLLLMRGRMRARGNLAYLSLFNYYLSLLLRRRHRKMLAKTKRVLSAPLAKSAAPAVESLTGEASDTVRVLDEPYLARYSLDDFPRLRRFLDAHFETMPEICVERPALLTRWFRDHGFEADSEGRPWSPVLRQARAFKFLMQNKQPLIREGDLIGGTTTMKDIGVVIYPDAHGAYIWGELLSAPDRPLNPYRVSKQVARILHEEVFPYWASRSFREWVRRNHDQPLCQELDDRFAVYTCWKTIAISHTVLDFPKLLRLGARGVIAEIEAESARDSGADDLKRDTLEAMRLCLEGVVAHARNIAMQARIEAGSCGDPVRHDELLRIADACDHVPEHPARTLDEAVQAVWIGWIAAHMENTNTGLSLGRMDQWLQPYFESDLEEITDPGAREAYVRHAIELLGCFYLRCTDHLPLVPDIGNYLFGGSSSDQAITLGGMARDGSSAVNDMTYVLLKVTEMLKLRDPNVNARYSLDANSDTYLRRLAEVNLVTTATPSIHGDENVMASLGRFGYRPEDVRDWSAIGCVEPTISGQHMGHTGSMMFNMVAALEMALNDGLHPLMDWKVGPSTGDPAKYPAFEDFFAAFRTQLDFLVEQATTYNKMLGEAHALIRPTPLLSSLISGSIRKGRDVTVGGARFNTSGVACIGLTDIVDSMMAIKHLVYDERLVEFSELLAAVRSNFDSYEQIHAMIENKVPKFGSGNADALQMANRVAGLAHELFSSRRSFRGGPYTTGFWSMSNHVAFGGLTGALPSGRRTGKAFTPGLTPSPGASPNLLDNLGDVAALEPTNLDNNVAFNVKYVPAASDSHARAVDNIAAYAKGYFSLGGMQMQLNVVSSETLRDAMEHPENYRDLLVRISGYNAYFVTLNHDMQIELIERAEYGG